A stretch of Mesorhizobium sp. L-2-11 DNA encodes these proteins:
- a CDS encoding DUF1643 domain-containing protein codes for MKGYIDKGAQLSACGVYRYRLWREWRLHPAPAQWDMWTDERGKPIVDGAGAQLGEPKTCVFVMLNPSTADGNEDDPTIRRCVGFARAWGYDRLEVLNLFAYRATDPKALLALNHDDDAVGEGNRAAFDHVLVGNYPVGTIICAWGQHGTFLGQDETALGWMGSLPRFALGLTKDGHPKHPLYLPKDAQPARFRP; via the coding sequence ATGAAGGGTTATATCGACAAGGGCGCCCAACTCTCGGCCTGTGGCGTCTATCGCTACCGGCTGTGGCGAGAATGGCGGCTGCACCCTGCGCCGGCCCAGTGGGATATGTGGACCGACGAGCGCGGCAAGCCGATCGTCGATGGTGCCGGGGCGCAGCTTGGCGAGCCGAAGACCTGCGTCTTCGTTATGCTCAATCCGTCAACTGCGGACGGCAACGAGGACGACCCGACAATCAGGCGGTGCGTCGGATTTGCCCGGGCCTGGGGTTACGATCGGCTCGAGGTTCTCAATCTCTTTGCCTATCGGGCCACCGATCCGAAGGCGCTTCTGGCGCTCAACCATGACGATGACGCCGTCGGCGAAGGCAACCGGGCTGCGTTCGACCACGTCCTGGTCGGCAACTATCCGGTTGGCACCATCATTTGTGCGTGGGGCCAGCATGGCACGTTCCTCGGCCAGGACGAGACGGCTTTGGGATGGATGGGGAGCTTGCCGCGCTTTGCGCTTGGCCTGACGAAGGACGGGCACCCGAAGCATCCGCTTTACCTGCCTAAAGACGCGCAGCCGGCGAGGTTCCGGCCATGA
- a CDS encoding P4 alpha zinc-binding domain-containing protein — protein sequence MSEAVKLFVEDARAVSIEAAAKIMGLKFKRTGFEHPQPCPHCGGSDTFAFNTRKEKWNCRAGGIGGNDAIGMAAHCEGLDAKHREGFLEACSIVLGRDIPDEGERESDEDRQARKKRLEERRVQNEAAFAERAAGQDEFRERERNKARGIYQSLTVLRTAAQVHGRFYLQRRCGGYPDATWLRVGADVTYWHGQDERGSPLALYSGPAMVAPFIMPDLVPIGCHISWIDLDRPPKFRPELVDPSTGELLPAKKMRGSKKGGLIPIAGHPECSRWVGGEGIENGVAFGVWEGFRSDTFYFAAGDLGNLSGPADPSSRFGHPTLKKPDAKGIARPVMVAGPVPKADQAADDVMWVADHVSDLVLLADGDSERVMTAAAMARARARHARPGRLIPIVWPRAGYDFSSMAAEAVAGDL from the coding sequence ATGAGCGAGGCCGTCAAGCTCTTCGTCGAAGACGCGCGCGCGGTGTCGATCGAGGCCGCGGCCAAAATCATGGGCCTCAAGTTCAAGCGGACCGGCTTTGAGCATCCGCAGCCGTGCCCGCATTGCGGCGGCAGCGATACGTTCGCGTTCAACACACGCAAGGAAAAATGGAACTGCCGCGCCGGCGGCATCGGTGGCAATGACGCGATCGGCATGGCTGCCCATTGCGAAGGGCTGGATGCGAAGCACCGCGAGGGTTTCCTCGAGGCCTGTTCGATCGTGCTCGGCCGCGACATTCCGGACGAGGGCGAGCGCGAAAGCGACGAGGATCGCCAAGCGCGCAAGAAGCGCCTGGAAGAGCGGCGCGTGCAGAACGAGGCCGCGTTCGCCGAGCGCGCGGCCGGCCAGGACGAGTTTCGCGAGCGAGAGCGAAACAAGGCGCGCGGCATTTATCAATCGCTGACCGTCCTGCGCACGGCCGCTCAAGTGCATGGCCGGTTCTATCTTCAGCGACGCTGCGGCGGCTATCCTGACGCCACCTGGCTGCGCGTCGGCGCCGACGTGACCTACTGGCACGGGCAGGACGAGCGCGGCAGCCCGCTCGCGCTCTATTCGGGCCCGGCCATGGTCGCGCCGTTCATCATGCCCGACCTGGTGCCGATCGGCTGCCACATCAGCTGGATCGACCTGGATCGGCCGCCGAAGTTCCGGCCAGAGCTGGTCGACCCCTCGACCGGCGAATTGCTGCCGGCCAAGAAGATGCGCGGCTCGAAGAAGGGCGGGCTGATCCCGATAGCCGGCCATCCGGAATGCAGCCGCTGGGTCGGCGGTGAGGGCATTGAGAACGGCGTCGCCTTCGGCGTCTGGGAAGGGTTTCGCTCCGACACCTTCTACTTCGCCGCCGGAGACCTCGGCAACCTGTCGGGCCCGGCTGATCCGTCGTCACGCTTCGGCCATCCGACGCTGAAGAAGCCGGACGCCAAGGGCATCGCTCGGCCGGTGATGGTCGCCGGACCGGTGCCGAAAGCCGACCAGGCGGCCGACGACGTGATGTGGGTGGCCGATCACGTCAGCGATCTGGTGCTGCTGGCCGACGGCGATTCCGAGCGGGTGATGACGGCCGCCGCCATGGCCCGGGCCCGCGCGCGCCATGCACGGCCGGGCCGGCTGATCCCGATCGTCTGGCCGCGCGCTGGATATGATTTTTCGAGCATGGCGGCCGAGGCCGTTGCGGGGGATTTGTGA
- a CDS encoding DNA methyltransferase, which produces MTAHPDYAEFLKAKVRLAPSLGFDVDKATINPLLKPMTQAIVPWACRGGRRALFLRFGLHKTSTQLEILRQCLMHAGGHGLLVVPLGVRHEFFLEVQKRHPNIRLKFINRPEQMEAPNEIGAETVLIYLTNYETIRDGKLDPCLFIAASLDEAAVLRGFGGTKTFREFMATFAGDDRKTGRKHAGVRYRFVATAVPDPNEYIELLAYAAFLGVMDVGEAKTRFFKRDSEKADALTLHPHKEEEFWLWVASWALFVQKPSDLGYSDEGYDLPPLDIRWHEIASDHSAAGEERDGQGRLFANSAHGVTEAAREKKRSLDARIDKVMEIRAEDPAAHRILWHDLEAERAALEKAIPTLKSVWGNLDDDTKEKRVVGFARGEFQELATKPIINGSGCNFQDYCRWAIYTGIGFKFHDFIQSVFRIQRFGQRFGVRLDLIYTEAEREMRRTLERRWRQFEAQSEKMAEIIRRFGLAEQAIEGALKRSMGVTRQEVRGENYLVVHNDTVEETRSMASDSVDLIVTSIPFSTQYEYTPSFNDFGHTDSDAHFWAQMDFLTPQLLRVLKPGRLAVIHVKDRIVPGGVNGFGFQTVNPFSDDCCAHFRRHGFAFMSRVTIGTDVVRENNGTYRLGWSEQCKDGTRQGNGMPEYTLTFRKPPTDRSNGYADQPVVKQKPLSFTDHTEQPDKSLPLGEGVRTQTFERSLRSVPGTGYSRGRWQIDAHGVRRSSGDRPLLPDELRRLVKLDAKLIYRGWKKWAEENVYDHALHVEFAEALDAEGRLPPTFMIAPPHSDHPEIWTDVARMRTLNMLQQRKGREMHLCPLQFDIVERAIEQHSMPGETVFDPFGGIMTVPYCALRMGRKAVAVELNPDYFADGCTYAEIAAGGGQGPSMFDLIAAEQSADEVDEAAE; this is translated from the coding sequence ATGACCGCGCATCCTGACTATGCCGAATTTCTGAAAGCCAAGGTGCGCCTGGCGCCCTCGCTCGGCTTCGACGTCGACAAGGCGACGATCAATCCGCTGCTGAAGCCGATGACGCAGGCGATCGTGCCCTGGGCCTGCCGCGGCGGCCGGCGCGCGCTGTTCCTGCGCTTTGGCCTGCACAAGACATCGACGCAGCTCGAGATCCTGCGGCAATGCCTGATGCATGCCGGCGGCCACGGCCTGCTCGTCGTGCCGCTCGGCGTGCGCCATGAATTCTTCCTCGAGGTCCAAAAGCGCCACCCGAACATACGGCTGAAATTCATCAATCGACCCGAGCAGATGGAGGCGCCGAACGAGATCGGTGCCGAGACCGTGCTGATCTACCTCACCAATTACGAGACCATCCGGGACGGCAAGCTCGACCCGTGCCTGTTCATAGCCGCTTCGCTCGACGAGGCGGCCGTGCTGCGCGGCTTCGGCGGCACCAAGACCTTTCGCGAGTTCATGGCGACCTTTGCCGGCGACGATCGCAAGACCGGCCGCAAGCATGCCGGCGTGCGCTATCGCTTCGTCGCCACCGCCGTGCCCGACCCGAACGAATACATCGAGCTTCTGGCCTATGCTGCCTTTCTCGGCGTCATGGATGTCGGCGAAGCGAAAACCCGCTTCTTCAAGCGCGACAGCGAGAAGGCCGACGCGCTCACCCTGCATCCGCACAAGGAAGAGGAATTCTGGCTGTGGGTGGCGAGCTGGGCGCTGTTCGTCCAGAAGCCGTCCGACCTCGGCTATTCCGACGAAGGCTACGACCTGCCGCCCCTTGATATCCGCTGGCACGAGATTGCGTCTGACCATAGCGCTGCCGGCGAAGAACGCGACGGGCAGGGCAGGCTGTTCGCCAATTCCGCGCATGGCGTGACCGAGGCTGCGCGGGAGAAGAAGCGCAGCCTTGATGCCAGAATCGACAAGGTCATGGAAATCCGCGCCGAAGATCCTGCGGCGCATCGCATCCTCTGGCACGATCTCGAGGCCGAGCGTGCCGCCCTGGAAAAGGCCATCCCGACGCTCAAATCGGTGTGGGGCAATCTCGACGACGACACCAAGGAAAAGCGCGTCGTCGGCTTCGCCAGGGGCGAATTCCAGGAATTGGCGACCAAGCCGATCATCAACGGCTCCGGCTGCAACTTCCAGGATTATTGCCGGTGGGCGATCTACACCGGGATCGGCTTCAAATTCCACGACTTCATCCAGTCGGTGTTCCGCATCCAGCGCTTCGGCCAGCGGTTCGGTGTCCGCCTCGACCTGATCTACACCGAGGCCGAACGCGAGATGCGCCGCACGCTGGAACGGCGCTGGCGCCAGTTCGAGGCGCAGTCTGAAAAGATGGCGGAGATCATCCGCCGTTTCGGCCTGGCCGAGCAGGCGATCGAGGGCGCGCTGAAGCGCTCGATGGGCGTGACGCGGCAGGAAGTGCGCGGCGAAAACTACCTGGTCGTGCACAATGACACGGTCGAGGAAACGCGCTCGATGGCGTCCGACAGCGTCGACCTGATCGTCACCTCGATCCCGTTCTCGACGCAGTACGAATACACGCCGTCCTTCAACGACTTCGGCCACACCGACAGCGATGCGCATTTCTGGGCGCAGATGGATTTTCTGACGCCGCAGCTGCTGCGCGTGCTGAAGCCCGGGCGGCTCGCCGTCATCCATGTCAAGGACCGGATCGTGCCGGGCGGCGTCAACGGTTTTGGGTTCCAGACGGTCAATCCGTTTTCCGACGATTGCTGCGCGCATTTCCGCCGGCATGGCTTCGCCTTCATGTCGCGCGTGACCATCGGCACCGATGTCGTGCGCGAGAACAACGGCACCTATCGCCTCGGCTGGAGCGAGCAATGCAAGGACGGTACCCGGCAGGGCAACGGCATGCCGGAATACACGCTGACCTTCCGCAAGCCGCCAACCGACCGTTCGAACGGCTATGCCGACCAGCCTGTGGTCAAGCAGAAGCCGCTGTCCTTCACCGACCATACCGAGCAGCCGGATAAGTCACTGCCGTTGGGCGAGGGTGTGCGGACCCAGACGTTTGAGCGTTCGCTGCGCAGCGTGCCCGGCACCGGCTATTCGCGCGGCCGCTGGCAGATCGACGCGCACGGCGTGCGCCGGTCGAGCGGCGACCGGCCGCTGCTGCCCGACGAGCTGCGCCGCCTGGTCAAGCTCGACGCCAAGCTGATCTATCGCGGCTGGAAGAAATGGGCGGAAGAGAACGTCTACGATCACGCCCTGCATGTCGAATTCGCAGAGGCGCTCGACGCCGAAGGCAGGCTTCCACCGACCTTCATGATCGCGCCGCCGCATAGCGACCATCCCGAGATCTGGACCGACGTGGCGCGGATGCGAACGCTTAACATGCTGCAGCAGCGCAAGGGCCGTGAAATGCATCTGTGCCCGCTGCAGTTCGATATTGTCGAGCGGGCGATCGAGCAGCACTCCATGCCTGGCGAGACGGTGTTCGACCCGTTCGGCGGCATCATGACCGTGCCCTATTGCGCGCTGCGCATGGGCCGCAAGGCGGTCGCGGTCGAGCTCAACCCGGATTATTTCGCCGACGGCTGCACCTATGCCGAAATCGCGGCCGGCGGCGGGCAGGGGCCAAGCATGTTCGACCTGATCGCGGCCGAACAATCGGCGGATGAAGTCGACGAGGCGGCGGAATGA
- a CDS encoding sigma factor-like helix-turn-helix DNA-binding protein — MAAMKRPAPGFGKPGSIDPGRLMKLPLAMQAEGIRLLFEMGLTASQVKARLGLSTGTINQILDKARPFTRGGDVNVVAEGM; from the coding sequence ATGGCCGCTATGAAGCGACCCGCACCCGGCTTCGGCAAGCCGGGCAGCATCGATCCGGGCCGGCTGATGAAGCTGCCGCTCGCCATGCAGGCGGAAGGCATCCGGCTGTTGTTCGAGATGGGCCTGACCGCGAGCCAGGTGAAGGCTCGCCTCGGCCTGTCGACGGGGACAATCAATCAGATCCTCGACAAGGCGCGCCCGTTCACGCGCGGCGGCGACGTCAATGTCGTTGCGGAGGGCATGTGA
- a CDS encoding DNA cytosine methyltransferase, translating to MNAMTGFSLDNRMTIVLFAGMGGGCDGLEEAGFHVHVAINHDPVAVAVHEKRHPHTKHLRCDVFEADPRKVTNGRGVRVLHASPDCTHFSVAKGSKPVSKRRRSLAWVICRWAGTVRPETITMENVQEIRTWGPLIAKRDPATGRVMRQRPAAHDQADRRMQCSARLCGGGRVRLRVLSLGAGVQSTTVALMAAHGELGPMPDAAIFADVGAEPKAVYEHLDWLEKQLPFPVHRVSAGNLRADLMKQRSTRAYALMPIPAFVAGARGGSVNRSCTRDYKIRPIIKQLRAMLDLTGKRAPKHVLVEQWIGISTDETIRMRPSRDAWIEHRWPLIEKRMSRGDCVEWFKRRYPGKPLVKSACTFCPYHSNDAWRALTVEEFEDAVAVDHMIRHARAGQQSLNGQVFLHPSLKPLDQVDLSTAEERGQLNLFLNECEGMCGV from the coding sequence ATGAATGCGATGACGGGGTTTTCCCTCGACAACCGCATGACCATCGTGCTGTTCGCCGGCATGGGCGGTGGCTGCGACGGTCTCGAAGAGGCCGGCTTTCACGTCCATGTCGCGATCAATCATGACCCGGTCGCGGTCGCCGTGCATGAGAAGCGGCATCCGCATACCAAACACCTGCGCTGCGACGTGTTCGAGGCCGACCCTCGCAAGGTTACCAATGGGCGCGGCGTGCGCGTCCTGCATGCCTCCCCGGACTGCACGCATTTCTCGGTCGCCAAGGGGTCGAAGCCGGTCAGCAAGCGGCGTCGCTCCCTGGCATGGGTCATCTGCCGCTGGGCCGGCACCGTCCGCCCCGAGACGATCACTATGGAGAACGTCCAGGAGATCAGGACGTGGGGGCCGTTGATCGCCAAGCGCGATCCGGCGACCGGTCGTGTCATGCGTCAGCGTCCCGCCGCGCATGATCAAGCTGATCGCCGAATGCAATGTTCGGCACGCCTTTGCGGAGGCGGCAGAGTGAGGTTGCGAGTTCTTTCCCTTGGCGCTGGCGTCCAGTCGACCACCGTCGCGCTAATGGCAGCGCATGGCGAGCTCGGGCCTATGCCAGACGCTGCAATATTCGCCGATGTTGGCGCAGAGCCAAAGGCCGTCTACGAGCACCTCGACTGGCTGGAAAAGCAACTTCCATTCCCCGTCCATCGGGTCTCCGCCGGAAATCTCCGCGCTGACCTGATGAAGCAGCGCTCGACGCGAGCTTATGCCCTCATGCCGATCCCCGCCTTTGTTGCTGGCGCACGAGGCGGGTCTGTTAATCGCTCATGCACGCGAGACTACAAGATTCGGCCGATCATCAAGCAGCTTCGAGCTATGCTCGACCTCACCGGAAAGCGGGCGCCTAAGCACGTTCTAGTCGAACAGTGGATTGGTATTTCTACGGACGAAACCATCCGGATGAGGCCGTCCAGAGACGCCTGGATCGAGCATCGCTGGCCACTGATAGAAAAACGAATGAGCCGCGGCGATTGCGTCGAATGGTTCAAGCGACGATATCCGGGCAAGCCGCTGGTCAAAAGCGCATGTACCTTCTGCCCCTATCACAGCAACGATGCATGGAGGGCGCTGACAGTCGAAGAGTTTGAAGATGCGGTCGCGGTAGACCACATGATTAGGCATGCCCGTGCCGGCCAGCAATCGTTGAACGGCCAGGTATTTCTTCACCCCTCGCTGAAGCCGCTCGACCAGGTTGACCTGTCGACAGCAGAAGAACGTGGCCAGCTCAACCTCTTCCTAAATGAGTGTGAAGGGATGTGTGGGGTATGA
- a CDS encoding GcrA family cell cycle regulator, which translates to MSDWTADDLQALRDLAAQGLSAAQIAARLPGERSRNAVIGKLKRGKGTFGALLGQPKNQAIGRATPKTENPPKRKYRPVRRVIAIAPPIASASPVELLFTSPDCTHFSKPAAVEVVANLPAALPITFLEAVMTNRCLHYAGNRFDPDGPDMPVCGAARADVLETRYCRRHLIAKRQVAA; encoded by the coding sequence ATGAGCGACTGGACCGCCGACGACCTGCAGGCGCTGCGCGATCTGGCAGCCCAAGGGCTTTCTGCCGCGCAGATTGCCGCGCGTCTGCCGGGTGAGCGCAGCCGCAATGCCGTCATCGGCAAGCTGAAGCGCGGCAAGGGCACGTTTGGCGCATTGCTTGGCCAGCCGAAGAACCAGGCAATCGGCCGGGCCACGCCCAAGACCGAGAATCCGCCCAAGCGGAAGTATCGGCCAGTGCGTCGGGTCATTGCGATCGCGCCGCCGATCGCGTCGGCCTCGCCGGTCGAGCTTCTGTTCACGTCGCCGGATTGCACGCACTTTTCGAAGCCGGCAGCGGTTGAGGTTGTTGCGAACCTTCCGGCCGCGCTGCCGATCACCTTCCTCGAAGCGGTCATGACCAACCGCTGCCTGCACTACGCCGGCAACCGCTTCGATCCCGATGGTCCCGACATGCCGGTGTGTGGCGCCGCCCGCGCGGACGTGCTGGAGACGAGATACTGCCGCCGTCACCTGATCGCGAAACGACAGGTGGCGGCATGA